A single window of Sphingobacteriales bacterium DNA harbors:
- a CDS encoding helix-turn-helix domain-containing protein, translating into MGFYRFSEEEVQEIKQRLDALTIEVRNKQRTEPDQVWYDNQEFLQIMNISKRTAAYWRTENVIAYCQVGNKIYYRLSDIMDLLEKSIVPAKFTNLNFSTDDNNNDL; encoded by the coding sequence ATGGGCTTTTATAGATTTTCCGAAGAAGAGGTTCAAGAAATCAAACAGCGTTTAGATGCCTTGACCATAGAAGTACGCAACAAGCAAAGAACAGAACCCGACCAAGTTTGGTATGATAATCAGGAGTTCCTCCAGATTATGAATATAAGCAAGCGTACCGCAGCTTATTGGCGTACCGAAAATGTAATTGCGTACTGTCAGGTAGGTAATAAAATCTACTACCGTTTATCCGACATTATGGATCTACTCGAAAAGAGTATTGTACCTGCAAAATTTACCAACCTTAATTTTTCTACTGATGACAACAATAACGACTTATAA
- a CDS encoding DUF3987 domain-containing protein: MTTITTYKNFNIPIEEVSLSSIISNIKSGTYHDSINAIRMAKGMGKPERADQLKKELLAFTPSATFKDGRKKELLTAYSGCVHLDFDKLTPEELQQAFDLAVKIPFTYACFTSPSGDGLKVFIKVNTDHETHEQAYKQVQAYYEKEISIEADPKCKDITRLCFVSDDTNAFLNESASTFKITLQEQAPLSEPLFEQAQNSVNTAFDECVSFTNNILTYNNGNRNNYLYQLACNCNRRGIPHLEAENLITSNFYHENQTEIRKSIESAYQNNLAEFGKFANLAGSQKKEITNDQTEDYLKTTPTIPIEAINLMPDLFREGARAFDNDPRKRDVFLTSALCIISGCLPDVQGVYHQERVYPHLFSFIIAPAASGKGVLKNAKRLGDKIHERMVESSKQAKDQHENEMVEYKAQLSKRKKDDPIPEKPQEPAFKLLFIPADCSQAMMMQILQDNDGKGIICETEADAMSGANKQDWGNYSHIMRAAFHHEKISAARKTNRELLEIKHPQLAVALSGTPAQVPKLIASAEDGLFSRFIFYAFKNEIVWQDPSPRPGGIVYNDHFEALSKQVLLIVDFLNQYPTEVFLTQEQWDKLNQVFFDKLKNVVIFTGEDAASVVFRLGLILYRFCMIFTSLRKFENGDCSKNATCTDDDFQASLMLSDVYLQHSLLMFNNLEENKDPILYKMPNNKKQLLDQLPQEFQRKEAVAIGKKLGLSERSVDDFLNNSVPMLLEKPKTGFYRKVN; the protein is encoded by the coding sequence ATGACAACAATAACGACTTATAAAAATTTCAATATACCTATTGAGGAAGTTTCACTTTCCTCAATCATTTCTAATATCAAATCCGGCACTTACCACGATAGCATAAATGCTATTCGTATGGCTAAAGGTATGGGTAAACCCGAAAGAGCCGACCAACTCAAAAAAGAGCTTTTGGCGTTCACGCCTTCAGCTACTTTTAAAGACGGCAGAAAAAAAGAGTTACTCACCGCTTACAGCGGTTGCGTTCATCTTGATTTTGACAAACTTACACCAGAGGAATTACAACAGGCTTTTGACCTTGCGGTCAAAATACCTTTTACTTATGCTTGTTTCACAAGCCCAAGTGGTGATGGTTTAAAAGTGTTTATTAAAGTAAATACAGACCACGAAACCCACGAGCAAGCCTATAAGCAAGTACAAGCCTATTATGAAAAGGAAATAAGTATTGAAGCCGACCCAAAATGTAAAGACATTACAAGGCTCTGTTTTGTGTCTGACGACACAAACGCCTTTTTAAATGAAAGTGCAAGCACTTTTAAAATTACTTTGCAGGAGCAAGCTCCTTTAAGCGAACCTCTTTTTGAGCAAGCTCAAAATTCGGTTAACACCGCTTTTGATGAATGTGTTAGTTTCACTAACAACATTTTGACATACAATAATGGAAACCGCAACAATTATTTATATCAGTTAGCTTGTAATTGCAATCGCAGAGGTATTCCACACCTAGAGGCAGAAAATTTGATTACATCAAATTTCTACCACGAAAACCAAACCGAAATACGCAAATCAATTGAAAGTGCCTATCAAAATAATTTAGCAGAGTTTGGTAAGTTTGCAAACCTTGCAGGTTCGCAAAAAAAGGAAATCACAAACGACCAAACAGAAGATTACCTCAAAACAACGCCTACCATTCCAATAGAAGCCATCAATTTAATGCCCGATTTATTTCGTGAAGGTGCAAGAGCTTTTGATAACGACCCACGCAAAAGAGATGTTTTCTTAACCAGTGCCTTATGTATTATAAGTGGTTGTTTGCCTGATGTTCAAGGCGTTTATCATCAAGAAAGAGTTTATCCGCATTTGTTTTCTTTCATCATTGCTCCAGCTGCAAGCGGTAAGGGTGTATTGAAAAACGCAAAAAGATTAGGCGATAAAATCCACGAAAGAATGGTGGAAAGCAGTAAGCAAGCCAAAGACCAACACGAAAATGAAATGGTAGAGTATAAAGCTCAACTAAGCAAACGTAAGAAAGACGACCCAATACCCGAAAAACCACAAGAACCTGCCTTTAAATTGCTTTTCATTCCAGCCGATTGCAGTCAGGCAATGATGATGCAAATTCTACAAGACAATGATGGTAAAGGCATTATTTGCGAAACAGAAGCAGATGCAATGAGTGGAGCAAACAAGCAAGATTGGGGCAATTATTCACACATAATGCGAGCCGCTTTTCATCACGAAAAAATATCAGCAGCAAGAAAAACCAACCGTGAACTTTTAGAAATAAAACACCCACAACTGGCGGTGGCCTTGTCAGGCACACCTGCCCAAGTGCCAAAGCTAATCGCTTCGGCAGAAGATGGTTTATTTAGTCGTTTTATATTCTATGCTTTTAAAAATGAAATCGTTTGGCAAGACCCATCACCAAGACCAGGCGGAATAGTTTACAACGACCACTTTGAAGCATTATCAAAACAAGTTTTGCTAATTGTCGATTTTTTAAACCAATACCCAACAGAAGTATTTTTAACCCAAGAGCAATGGGATAAACTCAATCAAGTTTTTTTCGACAAGCTCAAAAACGTAGTGATTTTCACAGGCGAAGATGCAGCAAGTGTTGTATTTCGATTGGGTTTAATCCTATACCGTTTCTGTATGATTTTCACTTCCTTACGGAAGTTTGAAAATGGCGATTGCTCAAAGAATGCCACCTGCACAGATGATGACTTTCAAGCATCTTTGATGCTTTCAGATGTGTATTTGCAACATAGCCTTTTAATGTTCAACAATCTGGAAGAAAACAAAGACCCTATTCTTTATAAGATGCCAAACAACAAAAAACAGCTATTAGACCAGTTGCCACAAGAATTTCAACGAAAGGAAGCAGTTGCCATTGGTAAAAAGTTGGGCTTATCCGAAAGGTCAGTTGATGATTTTCTAAACAACTCTGTACCAATGCTTTTAGAAAAGCCCAAGACAGGATTTTATCGAAAAGTGAATTAA
- a CDS encoding helix-turn-helix transcriptional regulator: MNKFGDLIRNTREEKEMLLRHIAAELDVDTALVSKIERGEKTAKREHVLALAHLFNINSDELIALWLADQVAHLVDSEPQAEQAIRIALNNIIGE; the protein is encoded by the coding sequence ATGAACAAGTTCGGAGATTTAATTAGAAATACAAGGGAGGAAAAAGAAATGCTTCTTCGGCACATTGCAGCTGAATTAGATGTTGATACCGCCCTTGTAAGTAAAATTGAAAGAGGAGAAAAAACCGCAAAACGTGAACACGTTTTGGCACTTGCTCACTTATTCAACATCAATTCAGATGAACTAATAGCCTTATGGTTAGCAGACCAAGTTGCTCATTTGGTAGATAGTGAACCACAAGCAGAACAAGCAATAAGAATAGCATTAAACAACATTATAGGTGAATAG
- a CDS encoding putative DNA binding domain-containing protein yields the protein METENTITEYKSLRKINTGDAGFKDLAVTCVCLANTQGGKLIIGVEDKEKEPPNSQTISIEQMNNTITRLRSLCFNVGFVLNDVEKHSNGGEYFSITVLPTSKSLATTSDGKIYIRIGDQCQAARGEDILRIASEKDAFQWELQNRNYYIHQIPSNNIDWFVSQIRDSDRVKPFVKELSEIEILEHYNLIQNNTLTNIGVLWLGTPQMRSRLVYPITVQYIVYDEVEKKVRKEDWLDYSKNPKELILDIEKTAVELTYFDEFPQGFFRNKIPHYDKRLIRELLINAIVHKSFTIAGDIFIKVYPDRLEITNPGGLPLGITKDNILHTTSRRNPHLIRVFHDLKLMEGEGSGYDLIYEIASRDSKSFPIINSDFNTTNVIQYSKIMDDEALLIVDFIAKNYPLSQKELIVLGIVARHKKILTTNLTKELQLSDEERLRSFVGKLLDKSILITRGIKKGTEYLINPKLISSSKINIKPTLKVIEPHRLEALIEDDLNRYPNSQVADIQKRLEDVPLQDIRKKVYTMVKKGILEHTPDKTYRKYWLAKKNRNEIENENRKS from the coding sequence ATGGAGACAGAAAACACAATAACAGAGTACAAGAGTTTAAGAAAAATTAATACTGGTGATGCTGGTTTCAAAGACCTTGCTGTTACTTGTGTTTGCCTCGCTAATACGCAAGGTGGTAAATTAATTATAGGTGTAGAAGATAAAGAAAAAGAGCCACCTAATAGCCAAACAATATCCATTGAACAAATGAATAATACCATAACAAGGTTACGTTCCTTGTGCTTTAATGTAGGTTTTGTTTTAAATGATGTAGAAAAGCATTCTAATGGCGGTGAGTACTTTTCAATTACTGTATTACCAACTTCAAAATCTTTAGCAACAACTTCAGATGGTAAAATTTACATCCGTATAGGAGACCAATGTCAAGCTGCAAGAGGGGAAGATATTTTAAGAATAGCAAGTGAAAAAGATGCTTTTCAATGGGAGCTGCAAAACCGTAATTATTATATACATCAAATTCCATCAAATAATATTGATTGGTTTGTTTCTCAGATTAGAGATTCCGATAGGGTAAAACCATTTGTAAAAGAATTAAGCGAGATTGAAATTTTAGAGCATTATAATTTAATTCAAAACAATACGCTTACCAATATTGGTGTCCTTTGGTTAGGTACTCCTCAAATGAGAAGTAGATTGGTTTATCCAATTACGGTGCAATACATTGTTTATGATGAAGTAGAAAAGAAAGTCCGTAAAGAGGATTGGCTCGACTATTCAAAAAATCCTAAAGAATTAATTCTTGACATCGAAAAAACAGCAGTTGAACTAACTTACTTTGATGAGTTTCCACAAGGTTTTTTTAGAAATAAAATCCCTCACTACGATAAGCGTTTAATAAGAGAATTACTGATTAATGCCATAGTACATAAGAGTTTTACAATTGCAGGCGATATTTTTATTAAGGTTTATCCTGATAGGTTAGAAATAACCAATCCAGGGGGCTTGCCTTTAGGCATCACCAAAGACAATATCCTGCATACAACAAGCAGAAGAAATCCGCACCTTATAAGAGTTTTTCACGACTTAAAACTGATGGAAGGTGAAGGCAGTGGCTACGATTTGATTTACGAAATTGCAAGTAGAGATTCAAAGTCCTTTCCAATAATCAATTCAGATTTCAATACCACTAACGTCATTCAATATTCAAAAATAATGGATGATGAAGCCTTACTAATTGTTGATTTTATTGCAAAGAATTACCCATTATCACAAAAAGAGCTAATTGTTTTAGGTATTGTAGCTCGGCATAAAAAGATTTTAACAACCAATCTAACAAAAGAACTCCAATTGTCAGACGAAGAAAGGTTAAGATCATTTGTAGGCAAACTTTTAGACAAGAGTATTTTAATAACGAGAGGAATAAAAAAGGGAACGGAATACTTAATCAACCCAAAATTGATTTCAAGTTCCAAAATCAATATCAAGCCAACCCTAAAGGTTATTGAACCTCATAGACTGGAAGCACTTATTGAAGATGATTTAAATCGTTACCCCAATAGTCAAGTAGCAGATATTCAGAAACGTTTAGAAGATGTTCCCCTTCAAGACATTAGAAAAAAGGTTTATACAATGGTCAAAAAGGGCATTTTAGAGCATACGCCTGATAAAACCTACCGAAAATATTGGCTGGCTAAAAAAAATAGAAACGAAATAGAAAACGAAAATAGAAAATCATAA
- a CDS encoding site-specific DNA-methyltransferase, with protein MSNKKQLQKLELTWIGKGEEPKLEPRILIENPEYSYGDPNSPNMLIHGDNLLALKALEQDYAGKVKCIYIDPPYNTGQAFEHYDDGVEHSLWLSLMNSRLKILQKLLANDGVIFVQLDDNEISYCRVMMDEIFGRQNFINQVAVKMKNTAGASGGGEDKKLKKNIEFILIYAKSYESSNGFKKFNDVYEEENLFDLIDDMEAAGKSWKYTSVIISPGSFVEQRIVYDGSGDEIIVKKYKGLQRTTINQLQKSTGLSREELYAEHFENIFSDTNAQTSIRTRIMDEFIALENDEVLISSYIPKSGKDKGQRVEHMYISPTIRRVIWLKDSCEKRGKFLFKREKLGTYWSGFPLNNLTKEGNVQFPNGKKPESLIERILELSTSKDDLVLDSFLGSGTTAATAIKLGRNFIGVELGNHSITHCVPRLNRVIEGTDQGGISKAVNWQGGGGFKFYTLAPSLLKQDKFGNWVISQEYNADMLAAAMAKQEGFKYQPHESTYWKQGQSSEQDFIFTTTQFLTVEALDSIKDEMQPGETLLICCKSFQKECKGKFGNITIKKIPLMLLGRCEYGKEDYSLNIINMPVDDSNEDAEDTIEEISVQAIRDKNKSADQTSLF; from the coding sequence ATGAGCAATAAAAAACAACTTCAAAAACTCGAACTCACTTGGATAGGCAAAGGCGAAGAACCTAAGCTTGAACCTCGTATCTTGATAGAAAACCCAGAGTACAGCTATGGAGACCCCAATAGCCCCAATATGCTCATACACGGTGACAACCTACTTGCCCTAAAAGCCCTCGAACAAGACTATGCAGGCAAAGTAAAGTGCATTTACATTGACCCGCCTTATAATACGGGACAAGCATTTGAGCATTATGATGATGGGGTGGAACATTCGCTATGGCTGAGTTTGATGAACTCAAGATTAAAAATATTACAAAAACTTTTAGCTAATGATGGGGTAATTTTTGTCCAGTTGGATGATAATGAAATATCCTATTGTAGAGTTATGATGGATGAAATATTTGGTAGACAAAATTTCATAAATCAAGTAGCTGTTAAAATGAAAAACACAGCTGGAGCAAGTGGTGGCGGAGAGGATAAAAAATTAAAAAAGAATATTGAATTTATTCTGATTTATGCAAAATCTTATGAATCGTCAAATGGTTTTAAAAAATTCAATGATGTATATGAAGAAGAAAATCTATTTGATTTGATAGATGATATGGAAGCAGCTGGTAAAAGTTGGAAGTATACAAGCGTTATTATCAGTCCTGGTTCTTTTGTAGAGCAAAGAATCGTATATGATGGCTCAGGTGATGAAATAATTGTCAAAAAATATAAAGGTTTACAACGTACCACAATCAATCAACTACAAAAATCTACTGGTTTGTCTCGTGAAGAGCTTTATGCAGAACATTTTGAAAACATCTTCTCTGATACAAATGCTCAAACAAGTATCAGGACACGCATAATGGATGAGTTCATTGCACTTGAAAATGATGAAGTCCTTATTTCTTCCTACATACCTAAATCAGGTAAGGATAAAGGTCAAAGAGTTGAGCATATGTATATCAGCCCTACTATTAGACGTGTCATTTGGTTGAAGGATTCTTGTGAAAAAAGAGGTAAATTTTTATTTAAACGTGAGAAGTTAGGCACTTATTGGAGTGGTTTCCCTTTAAATAATCTTACAAAAGAGGGTAATGTCCAGTTTCCTAATGGGAAAAAGCCTGAAAGTTTAATTGAAAGGATATTAGAACTTTCAACAAGCAAAGACGACTTGGTTTTAGATTCATTTCTTGGTTCTGGAACTACTGCCGCCACTGCAATTAAATTAGGCAGAAATTTCATTGGAGTTGAATTAGGTAATCACTCAATCACCCATTGTGTTCCTCGCCTAAACAGAGTTATAGAGGGAACAGACCAAGGCGGTATCAGCAAAGCCGTAAACTGGCAAGGCGGAGGTGGTTTCAAATTCTATACCCTTGCACCCAGTTTATTAAAGCAAGATAAGTTTGGCAATTGGGTCATTAGCCAAGAGTACAATGCCGATATGTTGGCAGCAGCAATGGCAAAGCAAGAGGGTTTTAAATACCAACCTCACGAAAGTACCTATTGGAAACAAGGGCAAAGCAGTGAGCAAGATTTTATTTTTACTACTACCCAATTCCTTACCGTAGAAGCCTTAGACAGCATTAAAGATGAAATGCAACCAGGCGAAACATTGCTAATTTGTTGTAAGTCTTTCCAAAAAGAATGCAAAGGCAAGTTTGGCAACATCACCATCAAAAAAATTCCTTTAATGCTTTTAGGCAGATGCGAATATGGTAAAGAGGATTATAGTTTGAATATTATAAATATGCCTGTGGATGATAGCAATGAAGATGCAGAAGATACTATTGAAGAAATCAGTGTACAAGCCATTAGAGATAAAAATAAGTCAGCCGACCAAACCTCATTATTTTAA
- a CDS encoding DEAD/DEAH box helicase family protein yields MNTIANNIKQRLSLREPLQDSLDIVAQLCQELELKKEVDLAAELEKVKAHFPTCTDFERDFVSIAFSIATGVGKTRLMGAIVAYLYLQKGVKNFFILAPNLTIYDKLIEDFGNPAYHKYVFNGISEFVHNRPVVITGDNYAQQGALFSDSEIRINIFNIAKFNSDNRGTKQGGVSLAPKIKRLSEYLGQSYWEYLSGLEDLVILMDEAHRYHADASKNAINELKPILGIEMTATPFDEKGKQFKNIVFEYSLAQALSDGKYVKNPAIATRKNFQKGSLSDREVEIIKLEDAISIHQDTKNELEIYSINNEVKLVKPFILVVCKDIAHAKEIYELINTDGFYDGQYKGKVLQIDSSTKKEEDIEQQFISLESPDNEIEIVIHVNMLKEGWDVTNLYTIVPLRAANAGILVEQTIGRGLRLPYEGKRTGVDKIDKLTVVAHENFNAVIEAAQDPNSVLNKMSFVEIAEEDLSTKTVVVTSQPVMEQTFVKEQEKINVIVNPQDKQKAQNNLDAKKAIINVLPDFGSLPEVRRVEDLSKEEVKRKVIRQVEKNLSEGQGNLFAAQIVAEAKEVYDTMVTEYKKNIIEIPRMDLVQGETRAEFKQFDLDITGFNFQALEQEIIRMGLKDKQVETLKAKSSGSYGNPIKLIIAELIDYPEIDYDENAELLYHLATQAYEAIKANISNEEELPSAIFQFKAAIAEKVYNQMKQHFQLHSADYVAPRVFPFIRIEQWSFSSLVNAGYKDYRDIVSPTNMIPKYVFRGFEKACHFEYKFDSKAEQDLAFVLENDASVIKWLRPAPNQFRVYWDNNSKRYEPDFIVETENTIYMLEVKRSDQTEEETVLAKKVAAERFCKYASEYTAENQGKKWVYLILPHNEVSRTVSMNYLATKFKG; encoded by the coding sequence ATGAATACAATTGCCAATAATATAAAACAACGCTTATCACTTCGTGAACCGCTTCAAGATTCACTTGATATTGTGGCTCAACTTTGCCAAGAATTAGAGCTAAAAAAAGAAGTCGATTTAGCAGCAGAATTAGAAAAGGTAAAAGCTCATTTCCCTACTTGCACCGATTTTGAAAGAGATTTTGTTTCTATTGCTTTTTCAATTGCCACAGGGGTAGGTAAAACCCGTTTAATGGGTGCTATTGTAGCCTATTTATACTTGCAAAAAGGTGTCAAAAACTTTTTCATTTTAGCACCTAACTTAACTATTTATGATAAACTCATAGAAGATTTTGGCAATCCTGCTTATCATAAATATGTGTTCAATGGTATATCAGAATTTGTACACAACAGACCCGTAGTAATTACAGGCGACAACTATGCACAACAAGGTGCATTATTTTCAGATTCCGAAATTCGCATCAATATTTTCAATATTGCCAAGTTCAATTCCGACAACAGAGGCACAAAGCAAGGTGGGGTTTCTTTAGCTCCAAAAATCAAAAGACTATCCGAGTATTTAGGGCAATCCTATTGGGAATACTTATCAGGTTTAGAAGATTTAGTTATTCTAATGGACGAAGCACACCGCTACCACGCAGATGCTTCTAAAAATGCCATCAATGAGCTAAAGCCCATTTTAGGCATAGAAATGACCGCAACTCCATTTGATGAAAAAGGCAAACAATTCAAAAACATAGTTTTTGAATATTCCTTAGCCCAAGCATTATCAGATGGTAAGTATGTAAAGAACCCGGCTATTGCCACTCGTAAGAATTTCCAAAAAGGCTCTTTAAGTGATCGTGAAGTTGAAATCATCAAATTAGAAGATGCCATAAGCATACACCAAGACACAAAGAACGAACTGGAAATTTATTCCATAAACAACGAAGTGAAATTGGTAAAACCTTTCATTTTGGTGGTTTGTAAAGACATAGCCCACGCTAAAGAAATCTACGAACTCATCAATACAGATGGATTTTATGACGGTCAGTACAAAGGCAAAGTCTTACAAATAGATTCATCCACTAAAAAGGAGGAAGATATTGAGCAACAGTTTATTTCTTTAGAAAGTCCAGATAACGAAATAGAAATTGTTATCCACGTAAATATGCTCAAAGAGGGTTGGGATGTGACCAACCTCTATACCATTGTGCCACTTCGTGCCGCCAATGCAGGTATTTTAGTAGAACAAACCATTGGTAGAGGGTTAAGATTACCTTATGAGGGCAAACGAACGGGAGTAGATAAAATTGATAAATTAACGGTAGTAGCTCACGAAAACTTCAATGCTGTTATTGAAGCAGCACAAGACCCTAACTCGGTATTAAACAAAATGAGTTTTGTAGAAATAGCCGAAGAAGATTTATCTACCAAAACCGTAGTGGTTACCTCTCAGCCAGTAATGGAGCAAACTTTTGTAAAGGAGCAGGAGAAAATCAATGTCATTGTCAACCCACAAGACAAGCAAAAGGCACAAAACAACTTAGATGCTAAAAAAGCAATAATCAATGTACTTCCTGATTTTGGAAGTTTACCCGAAGTTAGACGAGTAGAAGATTTAAGCAAAGAGGAGGTAAAACGAAAAGTAATACGGCAAGTAGAGAAAAACCTATCAGAAGGGCAAGGTAATTTATTTGCAGCTCAAATTGTAGCAGAAGCCAAAGAGGTGTATGATACAATGGTAACTGAATACAAAAAGAATATCATTGAAATACCACGTATGGACTTGGTGCAAGGCGAAACCAGAGCAGAGTTCAAACAATTTGATTTAGACATTACAGGATTCAATTTTCAAGCCTTAGAGCAAGAAATTATCCGAATGGGTTTAAAAGACAAGCAAGTAGAAACCCTAAAAGCAAAATCAAGCGGTTCGTATGGCAATCCTATCAAACTCATCATTGCAGAATTGATTGATTACCCAGAAATTGATTATGATGAAAATGCAGAGTTGCTTTATCATTTAGCAACCCAAGCCTACGAAGCTATCAAAGCCAATATAAGCAACGAAGAAGAATTGCCTTCGGCAATCTTCCAATTCAAAGCAGCCATAGCGGAAAAGGTTTACAATCAAATGAAGCAGCACTTTCAGTTGCATTCAGCAGATTATGTTGCCCCAAGAGTGTTTCCTTTTATTCGCATAGAGCAATGGAGTTTTTCATCATTGGTAAACGCAGGCTACAAAGACTATCGAGATATAGTAAGTCCTACTAATATGATTCCTAAATACGTGTTTAGAGGTTTTGAAAAAGCCTGTCATTTTGAATACAAGTTTGATAGTAAAGCCGAACAAGATTTAGCCTTTGTATTAGAAAATGATGCATCAGTAATCAAGTGGTTAAGACCAGCTCCCAACCAATTTAGAGTTTATTGGGATAACAATTCAAAAAGATATGAACCTGACTTTATTGTAGAAACAGAAAACACCATTTATATGCTTGAAGTCAAGCGTTCCGACCAAACCGAAGAAGAAACCGTATTGGCCAAAAAAGTAGCCGCAGAACGCTTCTGTAAATACGCTTCTGAATACACAGCAGAAAATCAAGGTAAAAAGTGGGTGTATTTAATATTACCGCATAACGAAGTAAGCAGAACAGTATCTATGAATTATTTAGCAACAAAGTTTAAAGGGTAG